One segment of Vibrio gazogenes DNA contains the following:
- a CDS encoding TrkH family potassium uptake protein, giving the protein MLNLKSILFVLGLVLSKLALFMYVPTLVSFVSGTAGFLDFGQAVLITHVAAFIFLTLGRTANFKLNVRDMFLITSLVWTVASAFAALPFVFINHISFTDAYFETMSGITTTGSTVLSGLDNMAPSILLWRSILQWLGGVGFIVMAVAILPMLNVGGMKLFQTESSDWSDKSSPRAKTVAKNIVIVYVILTLLCCIGYVMTGMTVFEAINHSFTTLSTGGYSTSDGSMNHFSKGAHWIATVFMFLGGLPFLLFVSAIRKKTPIELYKDAQVRGFFYLFLAASSIVAVWLIIHNGYPVMDAIRVAMFNIVSVVTTTGYGLDDFTAWGALPSTLFAFLMMAGACSGSTAGGIKIFRFQIAITLLNRQMMKLIHPSGVFVQRYNNRPVTDDIIRSVVAFALTFGITIIIIAAALSAMGLDSTTSISGAITAVSNVGPGMGDIIGPTGNFAPLPDMAKWILSFGMLMGRLEILTILVLFFPAFWRS; this is encoded by the coding sequence ATGCTGAATCTGAAATCGATTCTATTTGTTCTGGGCTTGGTGCTCTCCAAACTCGCTTTGTTCATGTACGTTCCGACATTGGTGTCTTTTGTCAGCGGCACGGCCGGATTTCTGGACTTCGGACAGGCCGTCCTGATCACACATGTCGCAGCCTTTATTTTTCTGACCCTCGGGCGTACTGCAAATTTTAAGCTGAATGTCCGGGATATGTTTCTGATCACCAGTTTAGTCTGGACGGTCGCCAGTGCTTTTGCTGCACTCCCTTTCGTGTTTATCAATCACATTAGTTTTACGGACGCCTATTTTGAAACGATGTCCGGCATTACGACAACCGGCTCCACCGTCCTGAGCGGTCTGGATAACATGGCGCCCAGCATCTTACTCTGGCGCTCGATCTTACAATGGTTGGGTGGGGTCGGATTTATCGTGATGGCGGTAGCCATACTGCCGATGCTCAATGTCGGGGGAATGAAACTGTTCCAGACGGAGTCTTCTGACTGGTCCGATAAAAGTAGTCCCCGGGCCAAAACTGTCGCCAAAAACATCGTGATTGTTTACGTCATTCTGACGCTTTTATGCTGCATTGGCTATGTCATGACCGGCATGACCGTATTTGAGGCAATCAATCACTCTTTCACAACATTATCGACCGGAGGATACTCGACTTCTGATGGTTCGATGAATCACTTCTCGAAAGGCGCCCATTGGATTGCTACCGTTTTTATGTTCCTTGGCGGATTACCCTTCTTACTTTTTGTCTCAGCAATCCGTAAAAAAACACCGATCGAACTGTATAAAGATGCTCAGGTACGCGGTTTCTTCTATTTGTTTCTCGCAGCAAGCAGTATTGTGGCTGTGTGGCTCATCATCCATAACGGCTATCCCGTGATGGATGCCATCCGGGTTGCTATGTTTAATATTGTGTCTGTCGTGACGACAACGGGATACGGGCTGGATGACTTTACTGCTTGGGGAGCGCTGCCCAGCACATTATTTGCGTTTTTAATGATGGCCGGTGCCTGTTCCGGTTCGACGGCCGGTGGGATCAAAATATTCCGTTTTCAAATTGCCATCACGCTACTCAATCGACAGATGATGAAACTCATTCATCCTTCCGGGGTCTTTGTTCAGCGCTATAATAACCGCCCCGTCACGGATGACATTATTCGTTCCGTTGTCGCTTTTGCACTGACTTTTGGGATTACAATCATCATCATTGCTGCTGCGCTCAGTGCCATGGGATTGGATTCAACAACCAGCATTTCCGGCGCCATCACAGCCGTCTCAAACGTCGGTCCGGGGATGGGAGATATCATCGGCCCGACCGGTAACTTTGCGCCGCTTCCTGACATGGCTAAATGGATTCTGAGTTTTGGTATGTTAATGGGAAGGCTGGAAATTCTGACGATTCTGGTTCTGTTCTTTCCCGCATTCTGGCGGAGTTAA
- the trkA gene encoding Trk system potassium transporter TrkA — translation MKIIILGAGQVGGTLAENLVGENNDITIVDKSSDRLRELQDKYDLRVVNGHASHPGVLKEAGAQDADMLVAVTNTDETNMVACQVAFTLFNTPNRIARIRSPEYLAEKETLFHSGAVPVDHLIAPEELVTSYIERLVHYPGALQVVSFANQKVSLVAVKAYYGGPLVGNALSALREHMPHIETRVAAIFRQGRPIRPQGTTVIEADDEVFFVAASNHIRSVMSELQRLERPYRRIMIVGGGNIGASLARRLEHSYSVKLIERSYQRAEYLSEQLENTIVFCGDAADQELLAEENIDQVDVFIALTNEDETNIMSAMLAKRLGAKKVMVLIQRSAYVDLVQGGVIDVAISPQQATISALLTHVRRADIVNVSSLRRGAAEAIEAIAHGDETTSKVVGKAVGDIKLPPGTTIGAIVRGEEVLIAHDRTLIEQDDHVVMFLVNKKYVSDVEALFQPSPFFL, via the coding sequence ATGAAAATCATCATTCTTGGAGCCGGTCAGGTAGGTGGCACACTGGCGGAAAACCTAGTTGGTGAAAACAACGATATTACGATTGTCGATAAGAGTAGTGACCGCCTGAGAGAACTTCAGGACAAATACGACCTTCGTGTTGTCAACGGACATGCCAGCCATCCGGGAGTTCTCAAAGAAGCTGGCGCTCAGGATGCCGATATGCTGGTGGCGGTGACAAACACCGATGAAACCAATATGGTTGCCTGTCAGGTCGCATTTACCTTGTTTAATACACCGAACCGTATCGCCCGAATTCGTTCTCCTGAATACCTTGCTGAAAAAGAAACACTCTTTCATTCCGGGGCAGTCCCGGTAGACCATTTGATTGCGCCGGAAGAACTGGTAACCAGTTATATCGAGCGCTTAGTCCACTATCCCGGTGCACTACAAGTGGTCAGCTTCGCCAATCAAAAAGTCAGCCTGGTCGCGGTAAAAGCGTATTATGGGGGTCCACTCGTTGGCAATGCACTCTCAGCACTGCGCGAACATATGCCGCATATCGAAACCCGCGTTGCAGCCATTTTCCGTCAAGGCAGACCCATTCGTCCTCAGGGAACAACGGTCATTGAAGCCGATGATGAAGTTTTCTTTGTCGCTGCCAGTAATCATATCCGTTCCGTCATGAGTGAACTACAGCGTCTGGAGAGACCTTACCGCAGAATCATGATCGTCGGGGGTGGTAACATCGGGGCAAGTCTCGCCAGACGTCTGGAGCATAGCTACAGTGTCAAACTGATAGAAAGAAGCTACCAGCGTGCTGAATATCTGTCGGAACAGTTGGAAAATACCATTGTGTTTTGTGGTGACGCTGCGGATCAAGAGCTGCTGGCTGAAGAAAACATCGATCAAGTGGATGTGTTCATTGCCCTGACCAATGAAGATGAAACCAATATTATGTCTGCCATGCTGGCAAAACGCTTAGGCGCCAAAAAAGTAATGGTTCTGATTCAGAGAAGCGCTTATGTAGACCTCGTGCAAGGTGGTGTCATTGATGTCGCTATATCGCCACAACAGGCAACTATTTCGGCGTTACTCACACACGTTCGCCGGGCTGATATCGTTAATGTCTCCTCCTTGCGCCGTGGCGCTGCGGAAGCCATTGAAGCGATTGCTCACGGTGATGAAACCACCTCAAAAGTTGTCGGCAAAGCGGTCGGGGATATCAAACTGCCTCCCGGTACGACTATCGGTGCGATTGTGCGAGGTGAAGAGGTCCTGATCGCCCATGACCGGACACTCATCGAACAAGATGACCATGTGGTTATGTTCTTGGTCAACAAGAAGTATGTTTCCGATGTGGAAGCGTTGTTCCAGCCCAGCCCATTTTTCCTGTAG
- the rsmB gene encoding 16S rRNA (cytosine(967)-C(5))-methyltransferase RsmB yields MNVRAAAASVVFQVVDQGASLSSVLPEAQKKIKPRDHALLQEICFGVLRYLPRLEAAAHELISQPLTGKKRVFHHLILVGLYQIQFMRIPDHAAVGETVSATQDLKGSRLRGLVNAILRNYQRNSASIDQRLQDSKHDAVQYCHPKWLLKSLQESYPEQWQSIVIANNHKAPMWLRINHQHHTTESYLKLLEEQNIDVSLHPEAKDAIKLATPCDVKLLPGFEQGWVSVQDAAAQLSVHYLAPQAKELILDCCAAPGGKTAHILEQIPDAQVVAVDCDSSRLKRVNENLERLNLDAKIICGDARHPEDWWHGEMFDRILLDAPCSATGVIRRHPDIKWLRRADDITALVSLQSEILDAMWAQLKPGGTMVYATCSVLPQENSQQIKTFLSRTLDAQLINSEIDNPGRQILPGENDMDGFYYAVLRKTV; encoded by the coding sequence ATGAATGTTCGTGCTGCTGCCGCTTCAGTTGTTTTTCAAGTTGTTGACCAAGGTGCATCACTGTCCTCTGTATTACCAGAGGCCCAGAAAAAAATAAAACCCAGAGATCATGCGCTCCTTCAGGAGATCTGTTTCGGTGTACTTCGCTATCTTCCGCGTTTAGAAGCCGCTGCACATGAACTGATCAGTCAACCACTGACCGGAAAAAAACGAGTTTTTCATCATTTAATTCTGGTGGGCTTGTATCAAATTCAATTTATGCGCATCCCTGACCATGCTGCCGTCGGAGAGACCGTCAGCGCAACTCAGGATTTAAAAGGCTCACGCCTACGCGGTTTAGTGAACGCGATTCTGAGAAATTATCAGCGCAACAGTGCATCGATCGATCAACGCCTACAAGACAGCAAACATGATGCCGTTCAATACTGTCATCCTAAATGGTTATTGAAATCACTGCAGGAAAGCTATCCTGAGCAATGGCAGTCTATCGTCATAGCCAACAATCACAAAGCACCGATGTGGCTTCGGATCAACCATCAGCATCACACGACTGAAAGTTACTTGAAGCTACTGGAAGAACAAAACATTGATGTGAGTCTACATCCGGAAGCCAAAGACGCCATAAAATTGGCGACGCCTTGTGATGTCAAATTATTACCGGGGTTTGAGCAAGGCTGGGTATCCGTTCAGGATGCTGCGGCACAGTTATCGGTCCATTATTTAGCACCGCAGGCCAAAGAACTGATTCTTGACTGTTGTGCCGCACCCGGTGGTAAAACGGCACATATTCTGGAACAGATTCCCGATGCACAAGTGGTTGCCGTCGATTGTGATTCGTCAAGATTAAAGCGGGTGAATGAGAACCTTGAGCGACTCAATCTGGATGCCAAAATCATCTGCGGAGATGCCCGGCACCCTGAAGATTGGTGGCATGGGGAGATGTTTGACCGTATTTTACTGGATGCTCCCTGTTCGGCAACTGGTGTTATCCGGAGACATCCGGATATAAAATGGCTGCGTCGTGCCGATGACATTACCGCATTGGTCTCGCTGCAAAGTGAAATTCTGGATGCGATGTGGGCCCAGTTAAAACCCGGTGGAACCATGGTTTACGCCACTTGTTCGGTATTACCTCAAGAAAATAGTCAGCAGATAAAAACGTTTTTATCTCGAACATTAGATGCACAACTGATAAATTCAGAAATTGATAATCCGGGGCGACAAATTCTGCCGGGAGAAAATGATATGGATGGTTTCTATTACGCAGTGTTACGGAAAACCGTCTAG
- the fmt gene encoding methionyl-tRNA formyltransferase, giving the protein MSQSLRIIFAGTPDFAARHLAALLSSEHEVIAVYTQPDRPAGRGKKLTASPVKTLATAHQIPVYQPENFKSTESKQQLAELNADLMVVVAYGLLLPQAILDTPQLGCINVHGSILPKWRGAAPIQRSIWAGDQETGVTIMQMDAGLDTGDMLSIAKLPIESTDTSASMYEKLAHLGPQALIETLNAVSTKQITPVRQDDQLASYAQKLSKEEARIDWSQPADFIERCIRAFNPWPVSHFSVTDPKAESSPAIKVWQSRVEHASTDQPAGTIIRADKTGIYIATGKDVLVLEQLQVPGKKAMPVQDILNARAEWFGVGTQLN; this is encoded by the coding sequence GTGAGTCAGTCACTCAGAATTATTTTTGCCGGAACTCCGGATTTTGCCGCCCGTCATCTGGCGGCATTATTGTCTTCAGAGCATGAGGTCATTGCAGTTTACACCCAGCCCGACCGCCCCGCGGGACGTGGCAAGAAACTGACCGCCAGCCCAGTCAAAACCTTGGCGACAGCGCATCAGATTCCGGTTTATCAACCGGAAAATTTCAAATCAACAGAAAGCAAGCAACAACTGGCCGAACTCAATGCTGATTTGATGGTTGTTGTCGCCTATGGACTCTTACTTCCTCAAGCTATTCTGGATACCCCACAACTAGGGTGTATCAACGTGCATGGTTCGATTCTGCCTAAATGGCGTGGTGCAGCGCCTATCCAGCGTTCTATCTGGGCGGGCGATCAAGAGACTGGTGTTACAATCATGCAGATGGATGCGGGATTAGATACCGGCGACATGCTATCGATTGCCAAACTCCCCATCGAATCAACCGATACCAGTGCTTCAATGTACGAGAAACTTGCCCATTTAGGGCCACAAGCGCTCATTGAAACGCTCAATGCAGTAAGCACTAAGCAAATAACACCCGTTCGTCAGGATGACCAACTCGCGAGTTACGCGCAGAAGCTGAGTAAAGAAGAAGCCCGTATAGACTGGTCACAACCAGCCGATTTTATTGAACGCTGTATCCGGGCATTCAATCCTTGGCCTGTCAGTCATTTTTCCGTAACCGATCCCAAAGCAGAGTCATCCCCCGCCATTAAGGTCTGGCAGAGTCGTGTTGAACACGCATCGACTGACCAGCCAGCCGGAACCATCATTCGAGCGGATAAAACTGGCATTTATATTGCGACAGGAAAAGATGTTCTGGTTTTAGAACAACTGCAAGTTCCCGGCAAAAAAGCAATGCCTGTTCAGGATATTCTCAATGCCCGCGCCGAGTGGTTTGGGGTAGGAACTCAGCTCAATTAA
- the def gene encoding peptide deformylase, with product MSVLQVLTFPDERLRTVAKPVQEVTPEIQKFVDDMIETMYQEDGIGLAATQVDFHQRIVVIDVSETRDQPRVLINPEILEKRGEDGIEEGCLSVPGSRALIPRAAEVKVRALDRDGKEFTFEADDLLAICVQHELDHLQGKLFVDYLSPLKRKRIKEKLEKIKRANEKNKNEA from the coding sequence ATGTCTGTATTACAAGTATTAACTTTTCCTGATGAACGTTTAAGAACGGTTGCAAAACCCGTTCAAGAAGTCACACCTGAAATCCAGAAGTTCGTTGATGACATGATCGAAACCATGTACCAAGAAGATGGGATTGGCCTGGCAGCAACACAGGTTGATTTTCATCAGCGTATCGTGGTGATAGATGTCTCTGAAACCCGCGATCAGCCTCGTGTATTGATTAACCCTGAAATCCTCGAAAAACGGGGAGAAGATGGTATCGAAGAAGGATGTCTATCGGTTCCGGGATCAAGAGCACTGATTCCAAGAGCGGCAGAAGTGAAGGTTCGAGCACTCGACAGAGACGGAAAAGAATTTACCTTTGAAGCCGATGACCTTCTGGCTATCTGTGTACAACACGAGTTAGATCACCTTCAAGGGAAATTATTCGTCGATTATCTCTCTCCGCTAAAACGTAAACGGATTAAAGAGAAGCTGGAAAAAATCAAACGCGCGAACGAAAAAAATAAAAATGAAGCATAA
- the dprA gene encoding DNA-processing protein DprA, which yields MYQSASHVTEHDRLLMWIKLCLTPRLGTQSLLKLLGKASLESLSHYSEKEWLALGLSPAQVSYLLSGAANQVAEDCLEWQVRGKYRHIVTYFSPDYPALLKEIPSPPPLLFVQGEISLLSVPQIAIVGSRHASMQGLQDAWHFANGFAQHQVAVTSGLALGIDGQAHMGAIEGGGKTIAVLGAGLERIYPARHRGLAERILEQQSGVLVSEFCPSTPPKSMNFPRRNRIISGLSLGVLVIEAAEKSGSLITARYAVEQNRDVFVIPGAIHQHGYRGSNALIRDGACLVQNIEQVLSEVGTLSAWVKKEEKREEKIQQNELFPPLIDDEELPFAEVLANVGVKATPVDILATRTHIPVHEVMRQLLELELSGHVIAVAGGYIRKGRG from the coding sequence ATGTACCAATCAGCCTCGCATGTTACAGAACACGACCGACTATTGATGTGGATAAAACTCTGCCTGACACCTCGTCTGGGAACGCAGTCGTTGTTAAAGCTACTCGGCAAAGCATCGCTTGAGTCGTTGAGCCATTATTCTGAAAAAGAGTGGCTTGCTTTGGGACTCTCGCCCGCGCAGGTCTCTTATCTGCTCTCCGGAGCTGCGAATCAAGTGGCCGAAGATTGCCTCGAATGGCAAGTGCGTGGCAAGTATCGTCATATCGTGACTTATTTTTCACCGGATTATCCGGCACTATTGAAAGAAATTCCGTCTCCGCCACCATTGTTGTTTGTGCAGGGAGAGATTTCGCTGCTATCCGTGCCACAGATAGCCATTGTCGGCAGCCGCCATGCCAGTATGCAAGGATTGCAAGATGCGTGGCATTTTGCGAATGGATTTGCTCAGCATCAAGTAGCAGTGACCAGTGGGTTAGCGCTAGGGATTGATGGTCAGGCTCATATGGGAGCAATCGAAGGTGGCGGTAAAACCATTGCTGTTTTAGGGGCGGGCTTAGAGCGTATCTATCCGGCCCGGCATCGTGGGCTGGCTGAGCGGATACTTGAACAACAGTCCGGTGTTCTGGTGTCAGAATTTTGTCCTTCAACACCACCGAAATCAATGAACTTTCCTCGCCGTAACCGAATTATCAGTGGGTTATCTCTGGGAGTGCTGGTGATTGAAGCTGCGGAAAAGAGTGGGTCATTGATTACCGCAAGATATGCTGTTGAGCAAAATCGGGATGTTTTTGTGATCCCGGGCGCGATTCATCAGCACGGTTATCGGGGAAGTAATGCACTAATCCGTGATGGCGCTTGCTTAGTTCAGAATATTGAACAGGTACTCTCTGAAGTTGGTACGTTATCTGCTTGGGTAAAGAAAGAAGAGAAGCGAGAAGAGAAAATTCAGCAAAATGAGCTTTTTCCGCCATTAATTGACGACGAAGAATTGCCATTTGCTGAAGTGTTAGCTAACGTAGGGGTAAAAGCGACGCCAGTTGATATTCTTGCAACGCGAACCCATATACCAGTTCATGAAGTGATGAGACAGCTACTAGAGCTGGAATTATCCGGGCACGTGATTGCAGTTGCTGGTGGCTATATTCGTAAGGGGAGGGGCTAG
- a CDS encoding DUF494 family protein, with protein sequence MMDILMYLFETYIHSDAELQVDQDELEDELLRAGFHQKEIYKALNWLEELACLQQSDVHSPLSISAATAMRVYTEKETARLDVECRGFLLFLEQIKVLTPETREMVIDRVMGLETNEFELDDLKWIILMVLFNVPGNESAYTLMEEWLYTKEQGILH encoded by the coding sequence ATGATGGATATTCTTATGTATCTATTCGAAACTTACATCCATAGCGATGCTGAGTTACAAGTTGATCAAGATGAGTTAGAGGATGAGCTCCTGCGTGCAGGTTTTCATCAGAAAGAGATCTACAAAGCCCTTAACTGGTTGGAAGAATTGGCATGTCTACAACAAAGTGATGTGCATTCTCCGTTATCGATCAGTGCTGCAACAGCAATGCGAGTCTATACCGAGAAAGAGACTGCCCGACTTGATGTTGAATGCCGCGGATTCCTTTTGTTCTTGGAACAAATTAAAGTGCTGACCCCTGAAACTCGAGAAATGGTTATTGATCGAGTGATGGGACTAGAAACCAATGAATTTGAACTAGATGATTTGAAATGGATTATTCTGATGGTGCTATTCAATGTTCCGGGTAATGAGAGTGCCTATACGCTGATGGAAGAATGGTTGTATACCAAAGAGCAAGGCATTTTGCACTGA
- a CDS encoding DNA topoisomerase family protein produces the protein MSRHIDQQLFSAHEHALDEVESCPQCGSALQLRHGKHGPFWGCSAYPACDYIRPRHQQDGHIIKALGVPCPECGNELVLRQGRYGMFIGCSHFPQCHHIESSDPPKTEQPREVCCPECHTGQLVERKSRFGKTFWACDQYPKCKFAINAPPVIGQCSECGFPLLIEKKSASGMTLMCAARRCGHVQETE, from the coding sequence ATGAGTCGTCATATAGATCAGCAATTATTTTCTGCACATGAACATGCTTTGGATGAAGTTGAGTCATGTCCCCAATGTGGTAGTGCGTTACAGTTGCGTCATGGTAAACACGGACCATTCTGGGGCTGCTCTGCCTATCCTGCATGTGATTATATTCGCCCGCGTCACCAGCAAGATGGTCATATTATCAAAGCCTTAGGTGTGCCCTGCCCTGAGTGTGGCAATGAGTTGGTATTAAGGCAGGGCCGTTATGGCATGTTTATCGGCTGTAGCCATTTCCCGCAATGTCATCATATTGAATCTTCCGATCCGCCCAAGACTGAACAACCCCGAGAGGTGTGTTGTCCGGAATGTCACACCGGTCAATTGGTTGAACGAAAATCCCGGTTTGGTAAGACTTTCTGGGCTTGCGATCAGTATCCGAAGTGTAAGTTTGCGATCAATGCTCCGCCAGTGATTGGGCAATGTAGCGAATGTGGTTTCCCGCTGTTGATTGAAAAAAAATCGGCATCCGGTATGACATTGATGTGTGCTGCCCGGCGGTGTGGTCATGTTCAAGAGACTGAATAG
- a CDS encoding 5-(carboxyamino)imidazole ribonucleotide synthase, with product MHVLVLGAGQLARMMSLAGAPLNIHISAFDVVSGQMIHPLTQEVQGHGLENAIQQADVITAEFEHIPHDVLHQCEQSGKLLPGAQAIKTGGDRRLEKALLDEAGVKNAKYFVIKTRDDFDSAIRHVGIPMVLKSALGGYDGKGQWRLKSTTDADAIWPEMQQCIEASDNQAIVAEEFVPFDREVSLVGARGKDGQWVVYPLSENIHTDGVLSLSTSIDAQMLQQQGKTMFEAVANTLNYVGVLALEFFDVQGQLLVNEIAPRVHNSGHWTQQGADTCQFENHLRAVCGLPLGSTKLIRPTCMVNILGEDTLPSEILATEGCHIHWYGKEKRSGRKMGHINVSADYYAELERIICSLADILPADAFPAVHQFASQHK from the coding sequence ATGCACGTACTTGTCTTAGGCGCAGGCCAACTCGCGCGGATGATGTCACTTGCCGGAGCGCCCTTGAACATTCACATTAGCGCCTTCGATGTGGTCAGTGGGCAGATGATTCATCCGCTGACTCAGGAAGTACAAGGGCATGGTTTGGAAAATGCTATTCAGCAAGCGGATGTCATTACTGCCGAATTTGAACACATTCCACATGATGTTCTCCACCAGTGTGAACAGAGTGGGAAACTACTCCCCGGCGCGCAAGCCATCAAAACCGGTGGTGACCGTCGTCTCGAAAAAGCACTGCTTGATGAAGCCGGCGTCAAAAATGCCAAGTATTTTGTCATCAAAACCAGAGATGATTTTGACAGTGCGATTCGCCATGTCGGTATACCAATGGTTCTGAAGAGTGCTTTAGGCGGGTATGACGGAAAAGGTCAATGGCGACTAAAATCAACAACCGATGCCGATGCAATCTGGCCTGAAATGCAACAATGTATTGAAGCCAGTGACAATCAAGCGATTGTTGCTGAGGAATTTGTCCCCTTTGATCGCGAAGTATCACTGGTTGGAGCTCGTGGCAAAGATGGGCAATGGGTTGTTTACCCACTATCAGAAAATATCCACACCGATGGTGTACTGAGTCTATCAACATCCATTGATGCGCAAATGTTACAGCAACAGGGCAAAACCATGTTTGAAGCAGTTGCGAATACGCTCAATTACGTGGGTGTCCTTGCGCTGGAATTTTTTGATGTTCAGGGGCAGTTACTTGTCAACGAGATCGCGCCTCGGGTACACAACTCAGGACACTGGACTCAACAGGGCGCAGATACATGCCAGTTTGAGAATCATTTACGTGCAGTATGTGGTTTACCTCTGGGCAGTACAAAACTGATTCGCCCCACATGTATGGTGAATATTCTGGGCGAAGATACACTCCCCTCAGAGATTCTGGCAACGGAAGGATGTCATATCCACTGGTATGGTAAAGAAAAACGTTCAGGCAGAAAGATGGGACATATCAATGTCAGTGCAGATTACTATGCAGAGCTGGAGCGGATCATCTGTTCGCTGGCTGACATACTTCCGGCAGATGCATTTCCAGCAGTCCATCAATTCGCCAGCCAACATAAATAA
- the purE gene encoding 5-(carboxyamino)imidazole ribonucleotide mutase produces the protein MKVGIIMGSKSDWPTMKLAAEMLEQFGVEYETKVVSAHRTPQLLADYASQAKARGLKVIIAGAGGAAHLPGMAAAFTSLPVLGVPVQSKALKGMDSLLSIVQMPKGIAVGTLAIGEAGAANAGILAAQIIGVHDEQVMQKVEAFRQSQTDTVLAHPDPTEE, from the coding sequence ATGAAAGTCGGAATTATAATGGGCTCGAAGTCCGATTGGCCAACGATGAAGCTCGCCGCAGAAATGTTAGAGCAATTCGGTGTAGAATATGAAACCAAGGTCGTTTCAGCACACCGTACACCTCAGTTACTGGCCGACTATGCAAGTCAAGCCAAAGCACGTGGTCTCAAAGTGATCATCGCCGGTGCTGGCGGCGCTGCTCATTTGCCGGGCATGGCCGCAGCTTTTACCAGTCTACCCGTGCTGGGTGTTCCGGTTCAATCCAAGGCGCTAAAAGGAATGGATTCGCTACTTTCTATCGTTCAGATGCCTAAAGGTATCGCGGTCGGCACCTTAGCAATTGGTGAAGCTGGTGCAGCGAACGCAGGTATTCTGGCAGCGCAAATCATTGGTGTTCACGATGAACAGGTCATGCAAAAAGTTGAAGCGTTTCGTCAATCGCAAACAGATACCGTTCTTGCCCATCCAGACCCAACCGAGGAATAA
- a CDS encoding Sua5/YciO/YrdC/YwlC family protein: MNNFEQVLDALHQGDVIAYPTEGVFGVGCDPDQPDAIQKLLEIKNRPVEKGLILIASSYAQLQPYIDESQLSAQQLAHVQASWPGPVTWVMPASDRVSVWLCGLFDTIAVRVTDHPQVRQLCDAYGKPITSTSANLTGQPPCMTTEAVQQQLGHCLHAILAGQTGGRDKPSEIRDARTLEVLRQG, encoded by the coding sequence GTGAATAATTTTGAGCAGGTGCTTGATGCGTTGCATCAAGGTGATGTGATTGCCTATCCGACCGAAGGCGTATTTGGCGTTGGGTGTGATCCTGACCAGCCTGACGCGATTCAAAAGTTACTGGAAATCAAAAACCGTCCGGTTGAAAAAGGGTTGATTCTCATTGCATCCAGTTATGCGCAGTTACAACCTTACATTGATGAAAGTCAGCTTTCAGCACAACAATTGGCCCATGTTCAAGCCAGTTGGCCGGGACCGGTCACCTGGGTTATGCCGGCCAGTGATCGTGTTTCGGTTTGGCTCTGTGGTTTGTTTGATACGATTGCCGTACGGGTCACGGATCATCCGCAGGTTCGGCAGTTGTGCGATGCTTATGGCAAGCCCATTACTTCAACCAGTGCCAATTTAACCGGCCAGCCGCCTTGTATGACGACAGAAGCGGTGCAGCAGCAACTTGGTCACTGTCTCCATGCTATTTTGGCCGGGCAAACCGGTGGGCGCGATAAACCCAGTGAGATTCGAGATGCACGCACGCTAGAAGTATTAAGACAAGGGTAG